Below is a window of Streptomyces qaidamensis DNA.
CACGTCTGCGGGTCGTAGACGAGCGTTCCCGGTTCCATTCCGCGCACCTCCGTCACTCTGGGTGTATCGAGCGTTGCGCACGGGAACAGTCCGGTTCAATGCTTGGCGTGTGACACCGGTGCACTGTCACGGAGGGGGAGCCGTGAGTCGACGGAACGGCGGGGCGAGTACGGCGGCGGTATTCGGGGAGGTCCTGCGGCACTTCCGTGAGGCCGCGATGCTCACGCAGGAGGGCTTGGCGAGGCAGATCCCGTGCGACCGTTCGCATGTGGCGCGGGTCGAGGGCGGTACGAGGGTTCCGCAGGACACGTTCGCCAAGACCTGTGACGAACTGTTGGGCACGGGTGGGGTGTTGGCCCGACTGTGGGCCCGGATCGACTGGTATCCGCAGGTGGAGCATCCCGACTGGTTCCGGCGGCGGGCGGAGATGGACGAGGTGGCCGTCTCCCTCCGGGAGTACCAGGAGCGGGTGATCCCGGGCTTGTTGCAGACGGCGGACTATGCGCAGTCGCTGTTCTCCCTGCTGGTGAGCGGCGAGGAGCTGGAGGAGCGCGTGCGGGCGCGCCTGAGTCGCCAGCAGCGTTTCCTGGCGGAGGGTGGCCCGCTGTACATCGTCGTTCTCGACGAGAGCTGCCTGCGCAACCTGATCGGCAGTCCGGCGGTGATGAGGGACCAGTGCGCGCACTTGCTCAACGTCGGACGGCGGCCCAATATCCGGATCCAGGTCGCCCCTGCCTCACGCCTCGGGCTGTTCCGCCCCAGTGGTTCCATGTCGCTGATCAAGCTGCCCGACGGGCACGACTGGGTCTACTCGGAATCGCTGGATCGCGGCCATTTCAACGACGATCCGGCCCTCTTCGCGCGCCATAGCCACACTTATGATGTGCTCAGGGCGGACGCCCTGTCAGCTCCCCAGTCCGCCGCTCTGATCCACGAGACGATGGAGAGGTACGCGCATCATGG
It encodes the following:
- a CDS encoding helix-turn-helix domain-containing protein, translated to MSRRNGGASTAAVFGEVLRHFREAAMLTQEGLARQIPCDRSHVARVEGGTRVPQDTFAKTCDELLGTGGVLARLWARIDWYPQVEHPDWFRRRAEMDEVAVSLREYQERVIPGLLQTADYAQSLFSLLVSGEELEERVRARLSRQQRFLAEGGPLYIVVLDESCLRNLIGSPAVMRDQCAHLLNVGRRPNIRIQVAPASRLGLFRPSGSMSLIKLPDGHDWVYSESLDRGHFNDDPALFARHSHTYDVLRADALSAPQSAALIHETMERYAHHGRELADLDQEQLQRRQRRQLHRNSPRFPRNRPRPRQQEP